The Carassius carassius chromosome 9, fCarCar2.1, whole genome shotgun sequence genome includes a region encoding these proteins:
- the LOC132148602 gene encoding heat shock protein 30-like, with translation MRAMSSTESLFVDDPFFANSHILWPRCSMTFSSFKEDFLSHKAQIMQNLRNEIRDSLLNELTDEFFQCLDGQSSFSRLFSLINTDQNKRRDVSLTLDTQGFSPEDVTVTLSGRRLEVMAGKRAQIDTSSSSTSTTHGAEAQAQGFVQAVQLPDHLDPTSSTCSPGEDGLLHIESPESRDKS, from the coding sequence ATGAGAGCAATGTCTTCTACCGAGAGCCTCTTCGTGGATGACCCTTTCTTTGCAAACTCCCACATTTTGTGGCCCAGATGCAGTATGACTTTTTCCAGCTTTAAAGAGGATTTCCTCTCCCATAAAGCCCAAATAATGCAGAACCTGAGGAATGAGATCAGAGACAGCTTGCTGAATGAACTCACTGATGAGTTCTTCCAGTGTCTAGATGGTCAGAGCTCCTTCTCCAGGCTCTTCAGCCTGATCAACACAGATCAGAACAAACGGCGAGATGTGTCTCTTACTCTGGACACTCAAGGCTTCTCTCCAGAAGATGTCACTGTGACACTATCTGGAAGGCGCCTGGAGGTGATGGCTGGCAAGCGTGCCCAGATAGACACTTCTTCATCATCTACCAGCACCACACATGGAGCAGAAGCCCAGGCACAAGGATTTGTTCAAGCTGTGCAGCTTCCTGACCACCTGGATCCAACCTCCTCGACCTGCTCACCCGGAGAAGATGGACTTCTGCATATTGAGTCACCAGAATCCAGAGACAAGTCCTGA